One Terriglobia bacterium genomic window, GACAGCGTCGGAAAATATCTGACTGCGGGCATGCCGGTCCGGGTCTCACCGTCTACAGTCGATCAGAACCGGTACGGCAGTATTCGCGCGGTAATCTCCTCCGTTTCGGACTACCCGGTGACTCTGGAGGCAGCTGTAAACTCCATTGGCAACCAGGAAGTCGCTTCCAATCTCACCAAGGGGGGCTATCAGATCGAAGCGACGGTGAAATTGCTGCGCGATAGTTCGAGTCCTTCCGGCTTCACCTGGACATCTCGAAGGGGACCGGCGGTGGAAATCACTTCCGGCACGACAGCCGCCGTCTGGGTGACCTATGAAGAGCGTGCGCCAATCTCGTTTATCCTGCCCAAGATACGGGAATGGAGCGGATTGTCGTTCTCCACGAAGAGTATTCCATAATGAATAAAAGAGTAAAAACCCCTCTCTTGCTTCAGCTCGAAGCCGTCGAATGCGGAGCAGCGTGCTTAGGAATCATTCTCGAATACCACGGCCGTATCGTGCCGTTGTCCGAGTTGCGTGTGGAGTGCGGCGTGTCGCGCGACGGAGTGAAAGCCGGCAACATGACCAAGGCGGCACGCAAATAT contains:
- a CDS encoding NHLP bacteriocin system secretion protein; this encodes DSVGKYLTAGMPVRVSPSTVDQNRYGSIRAVISSVSDYPVTLEAAVNSIGNQEVASNLTKGGYQIEATVKLLRDSSSPSGFTWTSRRGPAVEITSGTTAAVWVTYEERAPISFILPKIREWSGLSFSTKSIP